One genomic segment of Streptomyces sp. NBC_00239 includes these proteins:
- a CDS encoding lysophospholipid acyltransferase family protein, whose protein sequence is MYGLWRPRVLGAWKVPATGPVILAVNHSHNIDGPMLMGTAPRPVHFLIKKEAFVGPLDPFLRGIGQVKVDRTGTDRGAVTRALGVLDDGGVLGIFPEGTRGEGDFAALRAGLAYFAVRSGAPIVPVAVLGSTERRGRLIKALPPLKGRVDIVFGDAFEAGDGSGRRTRTALDEATVRIQQRLTAHLDHAKRLTGR, encoded by the coding sequence ATGTACGGACTCTGGCGCCCCCGGGTGCTCGGAGCCTGGAAGGTACCGGCCACCGGACCGGTCATCCTCGCCGTCAACCACTCCCACAACATAGACGGCCCCATGCTCATGGGTACCGCGCCGCGGCCCGTGCACTTCCTGATCAAGAAGGAAGCGTTCGTCGGCCCGCTCGACCCGTTCCTGCGGGGCATCGGGCAGGTCAAGGTGGACCGTACGGGCACCGACCGCGGCGCCGTCACCCGGGCGCTGGGCGTCCTGGACGACGGCGGCGTGCTGGGGATCTTCCCGGAGGGCACCCGCGGCGAGGGCGACTTCGCCGCGCTGCGCGCCGGGCTCGCGTACTTTGCCGTACGCTCCGGTGCCCCCATCGTGCCGGTCGCGGTGCTCGGCAGCACCGAGCGGCGCGGCCGTCTGATCAAGGCGCTGCCGCCCCTCAAGGGCCGCGTGGACATCGTCTTCGGCGATGCCTTCGAGGCCGGCGACGGCTCCGGCCGGCGCACCCGCACGGCCCTCGACGAGGCCACCGTGCGCATCCAGCAGCGGCTGACCGCCCACCTGGACCACGCCAAGCGCCTGACCG